From one Gemmatimonadaceae bacterium genomic stretch:
- a CDS encoding Ig-like domain-containing protein: MLDSSAFAPLRARVILAGAVLLTGLAGCAPADTTGPGDKSAPGTATQIIASVTSVDLFSIGASAQVTLQVKDAKGAYLSGPTVTWSSNDITVADVSGSGGIAVITARAPGRTSIRAASGPIYLDIPVTVSAARAITLTPSSVQVRLGDTYAFVPTIDADGTAKPEVRWTTDSPAIASVSASGTVTGITVGTTAVRVTVVGDARLTASATVNVAAPRSVKLSPTTLSVPAFETALLQATVDVNAGESPALTWTTDNPSVATVASNGQVTGVSVGTTKVRAVSVADPRARDSATIQVTAVRAVVVTPATASMATGETKTFIATVNNPPNGNSAVIWRSSNPSVAIVASNGMVTGVSQGSATITALAAGDTTRQGSAVVSIVPVVRDIDVQPTALSVFPGESRALTATVTADPGMSNQVTWTSSNPAIATVSASGSVTGVAAGTALITARAVGDSTRTATSLITVRTSPSVTLSPTAFTLGLNETKTFAATVSVPVGVSNAVTWTSADPTIATVNGSGVVTGVGFGNTSITATSVADPNAKASAAITVAPQVTAVSVSPATATVAPGATVQLTPSVTAQGGLSTAVTFRSSNPSVASVNFAGVVSAIANGAATITVTSVADTTKKASAAITVSSGPLRMASSWSTTRLGGALYEDVVSLDAVDNSTAFAVNSIGDVFRYNGTSWQLAAAGSAYGTQFLSVSAASGSAAVAVGTNGKMIRFDGTSWSAVNTGTTATLNSVWLETASSGFAVGANGTALRLSGGSWALTTTGSTQTLNAVWSVSGIAYAVGSAGEMLRYSGAWSRYTPVTSETLYGVSGTSTSDVTAVGTFGTILRFTGSSWTKATVSETSDFYGIVTNPNSGTSYIASDVGLLQYSGTTLSTVSTPYAPRLFAATLDASGVLWTSGQRGSVMRQAGAWETVNLAPDLIDVWTSSAASAWAVGEFGTTYRWTGSAWARVATPTTATLNAVWSPSASEAFAGGDNGTMLRWNGSSWSSMSFPSSASVYGLWGSSSTNVFAVTSAGEVVRWNGSIWQTVASAGNSLWAIHGSSANDIMATGENGAALRFSAGTWIPSNVSTTGTLAGVYAGGGFYLSVGANNTGSAGLAFSSASGTSWTSVNTGSTRILTSIWGPSSSDLYATGEQGTILRYTGSSWTSMTTGTTDLFWSVSGASDASAGFAVGYNSTLATATSGTSVMAMRAGLSAGVASLNPRSGAKLVRGALPSGGAREHRKR, from the coding sequence ATGCTCGACTCGTCTGCCTTTGCCCCTCTTCGCGCCCGCGTGATCCTCGCGGGCGCTGTGTTGCTGACCGGTCTCGCCGGTTGCGCCCCCGCCGATACGACCGGCCCGGGCGACAAGTCCGCCCCCGGCACGGCGACGCAGATCATCGCCTCGGTCACGTCGGTCGATCTCTTTTCGATCGGGGCGTCGGCGCAGGTCACGCTGCAGGTGAAGGACGCCAAGGGCGCGTACCTCTCGGGCCCCACGGTCACCTGGTCGAGCAACGACATCACCGTGGCCGACGTGTCCGGCTCCGGCGGTATCGCCGTCATCACCGCGCGCGCGCCGGGTCGCACGAGCATCCGCGCGGCGAGCGGCCCGATCTATCTCGACATTCCCGTCACGGTGAGCGCGGCGCGCGCCATCACCCTGACGCCGAGCAGTGTGCAGGTGCGCCTGGGCGATACGTATGCCTTCGTGCCGACGATCGACGCCGACGGCACCGCCAAGCCCGAAGTGCGCTGGACCACCGACAGTCCGGCGATCGCGTCGGTGTCGGCGAGTGGCACGGTCACGGGCATTACGGTGGGGACGACGGCGGTGCGCGTCACGGTGGTGGGCGATGCGCGACTGACCGCGTCGGCCACGGTGAACGTCGCCGCTCCGCGCTCGGTCAAGCTGTCGCCAACGACGCTCAGCGTGCCGGCTTTCGAAACGGCACTGCTGCAGGCCACGGTGGATGTGAACGCCGGTGAAAGCCCGGCGCTGACGTGGACCACGGACAATCCGAGCGTCGCCACGGTGGCGAGCAACGGTCAGGTGACGGGTGTGAGCGTGGGCACGACCAAGGTGCGCGCGGTGTCGGTTGCCGATCCGCGGGCCCGCGACTCGGCCACGATTCAGGTCACCGCGGTCCGCGCGGTGGTCGTGACGCCGGCCACCGCCTCCATGGCGACCGGTGAAACCAAGACGTTCATCGCCACGGTGAACAATCCGCCCAACGGCAACAGCGCGGTGATCTGGCGCTCGTCGAATCCGTCGGTGGCGATCGTCGCGTCGAACGGCATGGTGACGGGCGTCTCGCAGGGCTCGGCGACGATCACGGCGCTGGCCGCCGGCGACACCACGCGACAGGGCTCGGCGGTGGTGAGCATCGTGCCGGTGGTGCGCGACATCGATGTGCAGCCCACGGCGCTGAGCGTGTTCCCCGGTGAATCGCGCGCGCTCACGGCCACCGTGACCGCCGATCCCGGCATGTCCAATCAGGTGACGTGGACGTCGAGCAATCCGGCGATCGCGACCGTCAGCGCGTCGGGCAGCGTGACGGGTGTGGCGGCCGGGACGGCGCTGATCACGGCGCGGGCGGTTGGTGACTCGACGCGCACGGCGACCTCGCTGATCACGGTGCGGACCTCGCCGTCGGTGACGCTCTCCCCCACCGCGTTCACGCTGGGGCTCAACGAAACGAAGACCTTTGCCGCCACCGTGTCGGTGCCGGTGGGCGTATCGAACGCCGTGACCTGGACGTCGGCCGATCCGACGATCGCCACGGTGAACGGCAGTGGTGTGGTGACCGGCGTGGGCTTCGGCAACACGTCGATCACGGCCACCTCGGTGGCCGACCCGAACGCCAAGGCGAGCGCCGCGATTACCGTGGCGCCGCAGGTGACGGCCGTGAGTGTGTCGCCGGCGACCGCCACCGTGGCGCCGGGCGCCACGGTGCAGCTCACGCCGTCCGTCACGGCGCAGGGCGGCTTGTCCACCGCGGTGACCTTCCGCAGCAGCAACCCGAGCGTAGCCAGTGTGAACTTTGCCGGCGTCGTGTCGGCGATCGCGAACGGCGCGGCGACCATTACGGTGACCTCGGTCGCCGACACCACCAAGAAGGCCAGCGCGGCCATCACGGTGTCGTCGGGGCCGCTCCGCATGGCGTCGAGCTGGTCCACCACGCGCCTCGGCGGCGCGCTCTATGAAGACGTCGTCTCCCTCGACGCGGTGGACAACAGCACGGCGTTCGCCGTGAACTCGATCGGTGATGTCTTCCGCTACAACGGCACGAGCTGGCAGCTCGCGGCGGCCGGCAGCGCGTATGGCACGCAGTTCCTGTCGGTCAGCGCCGCCAGTGGCAGCGCCGCGGTCGCGGTCGGAACCAATGGCAAGATGATCCGCTTCGACGGCACGAGCTGGAGCGCGGTGAACACGGGGACCACCGCGACGTTGAACAGCGTGTGGCTCGAGACTGCGTCCAGCGGCTTTGCGGTGGGCGCGAACGGGACGGCGCTCCGCCTGTCCGGTGGCAGCTGGGCGCTCACGACGACCGGCTCCACGCAGACGCTGAATGCGGTGTGGTCCGTGAGTGGAATCGCCTACGCGGTAGGCAGTGCCGGCGAGATGCTTCGCTACAGCGGGGCGTGGTCACGCTACACCCCTGTCACCTCGGAAACGCTGTATGGCGTGAGCGGGACCTCAACGTCAGACGTCACGGCCGTCGGCACGTTCGGCACGATCCTCCGTTTCACCGGGAGCTCCTGGACCAAGGCGACCGTCTCCGAGACGTCGGACTTCTACGGCATCGTGACGAACCCGAACTCGGGCACGAGCTACATCGCCAGCGACGTGGGGCTGCTGCAGTACAGCGGCACGACGCTGTCGACGGTGAGCACGCCCTATGCGCCGCGCCTCTTTGCTGCGACACTCGATGCCAGCGGCGTGCTCTGGACGAGCGGGCAGCGCGGCAGCGTGATGCGGCAGGCTGGCGCGTGGGAAACGGTGAACCTCGCGCCCGATCTCATCGACGTCTGGACGTCGTCGGCCGCGAGCGCCTGGGCGGTGGGCGAGTTCGGTACGACGTATCGGTGGACCGGCAGCGCGTGGGCGCGCGTCGCCACGCCCACGACCGCCACGCTCAATGCGGTCTGGTCCCCGTCGGCCAGCGAAGCCTTCGCGGGCGGCGACAACGGCACCATGCTGCGCTGGAACGGCAGCAGCTGGAGCAGCATGAGCTTCCCGAGCTCGGCCAGCGTGTACGGCCTCTGGGGCTCGAGCAGCACGAACGTGTTTGCGGTGACCTCGGCCGGTGAAGTGGTCCGCTGGAACGGCTCGATCTGGCAGACGGTCGCCTCGGCCGGCAACTCGCTGTGGGCGATCCACGGCAGCTCGGCCAACGACATCATGGCGACCGGCGAAAATGGCGCCGCCCTCCGCTTCTCCGCGGGCACCTGGATTCCGTCGAACGTTTCCACCACGGGCACGCTGGCGGGCGTGTACGCCGGCGGTGGCTTCTACCTCTCGGTGGGCGCCAACAACACCGGCAGCGCGGGGCTCGCCTTCTCGTCGGCCAGCGGCACGAGCTGGACCAGCGTGAACACCGGCAGCACGCGCATCCTCACGTCGATCTGGGGGCCGTCGAGCAGCGATCTCTACGCCACCGGTGAGCAGGGTACGATCCTGCGCTACACCGGCAGCAGCTGGACGAGCATGACGACCGGCACCACGGACCTGTTCTGGAGCGTCTCCGGCGCGAGCGATGCCAGCGCGGGCTTCGCGGTGGGCTACAACAGCACGCTCGCCACCGCGACGTCAGGCACGTCCGTGATGGCGATGCGCGCCGGTCTCAGCGCCGGCGTGGCCAGCCTCAATCCGCGCAGCGGTGCGAAGCTGGTACGCGGCGCGCTCCCAAGCGGCGGTGCCCGCGAGCACCGGAAGCGCTAA
- a CDS encoding Ig-like domain-containing protein, with the protein MRIASLRSRLTLAGVLLLSGCGGGGDSTAPPPNPPQVRGVSVTPAAATLRVGDSQSLSALVDAINGASTGVTWTSESPAVASVSASGTVTAVAAGTAVIRATSTFNAAFSGTALITVQARRTISVSPATVSLGSGQTATLAASVSGEPGFPTAVTWRTSTATVATVNASSGVVTGVALGTATITAVSIGDTTLTATATVNIVPVVRSVTVTPTTASVFIGNTQQITATVNADAGAVNTLTWRTSNPAVATVSGTGVVTAVTLGTATITALSTADTTKRATSAITVPARTIAVSITQRNVSVNPGTSLTLNAVVTADPGVNANVNWTSSNAAAATINASGVLTGVASGSTLITATSQADNTKRDTLTVNVVPRLAATWTPSRLGGALYEDVVAIAPIDATNAFAVNSVGDLYRWNGTAWAPSATGASLGTTFYAVHGTTATNVIAVGSNGVVVRWNGTTWNAMASGTTRALYGVWVEDATTAYAVGDNGTVLRLSGNTWSTEAAGSTASLNSVWSGSGVVYAVGANGEMLRKSGTWSKVALPTLETLYAVHGLSATDVVAAGAAGTLLKFDGTTWSTLSAGGFSGAFYGIDGSAANGGRRYLVGDGGVAQLDGATTSMVSTPYAPRMYSVEMDASGNVWTGGQRGIVMRGAGTWSTNNMAPDLLDVWTSTPTSAYAVGEFGTVYRWNGTAWTRQNVPTTVTLEAVWSPNANEAFAGGDNGTILRFNGTAWTLMTVPTTASIYNLWGTSNSDVWAVTSAGEVLRYNGVTWQLAANAPQPLWTIFGVSPTQVIVAGENGLVQRFNGTSWTTLTAPATGTQAGVWMTSASDIYAVGANGAGTVGTAFNYNGTAWSSLQVGSTRILTSIWGPSLFDLYATGDQGTLLRYNGNTWTAVNTGTTDLLWSISSAPSAVGGAFAVGYNSTVLAGSGGSALRAGPAVVGGSLEPRAGTRAVRGALPTGAARKDRR; encoded by the coding sequence ATGCGCATTGCCTCGCTCCGTTCGCGTCTCACGCTTGCCGGTGTGTTGCTCTTGTCGGGGTGCGGCGGTGGTGGCGATTCGACGGCGCCACCACCGAATCCGCCGCAGGTGCGCGGCGTGTCGGTCACGCCGGCGGCGGCCACGCTGCGAGTGGGTGATAGCCAATCGTTGAGTGCGCTCGTCGATGCGATCAACGGGGCCTCAACCGGTGTGACCTGGACGAGTGAGTCGCCCGCGGTGGCGAGCGTCTCCGCGAGTGGCACCGTGACGGCGGTCGCCGCCGGTACCGCGGTGATTCGCGCAACCTCCACGTTCAACGCCGCCTTCTCGGGCACCGCGCTCATCACGGTGCAGGCGCGTCGCACGATCAGCGTCTCGCCCGCTACCGTCTCGCTCGGTTCGGGGCAGACCGCCACGCTGGCGGCGAGCGTTTCCGGCGAGCCGGGCTTCCCCACCGCCGTTACCTGGCGCACGAGCACAGCGACGGTTGCGACGGTGAACGCCAGCAGCGGCGTGGTCACCGGCGTCGCGCTGGGGACGGCCACAATCACCGCGGTGAGCATCGGCGACACAACGCTGACCGCGACGGCAACCGTGAACATCGTTCCAGTCGTGCGTTCGGTGACCGTCACGCCCACCACCGCCTCGGTCTTCATCGGCAACACGCAGCAGATCACCGCTACCGTGAACGCCGATGCCGGCGCCGTGAATACGCTCACCTGGCGCACCAGCAATCCGGCCGTGGCCACCGTGAGCGGCACCGGCGTCGTCACGGCCGTCACGCTGGGCACCGCCACCATTACCGCGCTCTCCACCGCCGACACCACCAAGCGCGCGACCAGCGCGATTACGGTCCCGGCGCGCACCATTGCCGTCTCCATCACGCAGCGCAACGTGAGCGTGAATCCGGGCACGAGCCTGACGCTCAACGCCGTCGTGACCGCCGACCCGGGCGTCAACGCGAATGTGAACTGGACCTCGAGCAATGCGGCTGCGGCGACCATCAACGCGAGCGGCGTGCTGACGGGTGTCGCGAGCGGGTCCACGCTCATCACCGCGACCTCGCAGGCCGACAACACCAAGCGTGATACGCTCACGGTGAACGTGGTGCCGCGTCTGGCCGCCACGTGGACGCCAAGCCGCCTGGGTGGCGCGCTCTACGAAGATGTGGTGGCGATTGCCCCGATCGATGCCACGAACGCCTTTGCGGTGAATTCGGTGGGCGACCTCTATCGCTGGAACGGCACCGCGTGGGCGCCGAGTGCCACCGGCGCCAGCCTGGGCACGACGTTCTACGCGGTGCATGGCACGACTGCCACGAACGTGATCGCCGTTGGCTCGAATGGGGTGGTCGTCCGCTGGAACGGCACGACCTGGAACGCCATGGCGTCGGGCACGACGCGCGCGCTCTACGGCGTGTGGGTCGAAGACGCCACCACGGCGTATGCGGTGGGCGATAACGGCACCGTGCTGCGCCTCTCGGGGAACACGTGGAGCACGGAAGCGGCGGGCTCCACGGCCTCGCTCAACAGCGTGTGGTCGGGGAGTGGCGTGGTGTACGCGGTGGGCGCCAATGGCGAGATGCTCCGCAAGAGCGGCACCTGGAGCAAGGTCGCGTTGCCGACGCTCGAAACGCTGTACGCCGTGCACGGTCTCAGTGCTACGGACGTCGTGGCGGCCGGCGCGGCGGGCACGCTGCTCAAGTTCGACGGCACCACCTGGAGCACGCTGTCGGCCGGCGGGTTCTCCGGCGCGTTCTATGGGATCGACGGCAGCGCCGCGAATGGCGGACGTCGCTATCTCGTGGGCGACGGCGGTGTGGCGCAGCTCGATGGCGCGACGACGTCGATGGTGAGCACACCGTATGCGCCGCGCATGTACAGCGTGGAGATGGACGCCAGCGGCAACGTCTGGACGGGTGGGCAGCGCGGCATCGTCATGCGCGGCGCGGGAACGTGGAGCACGAACAACATGGCGCCCGACCTGCTCGATGTCTGGACGTCCACGCCAACGAGCGCCTATGCGGTGGGTGAGTTCGGGACCGTCTACCGGTGGAACGGCACCGCGTGGACGCGTCAGAATGTCCCGACCACGGTCACGCTCGAAGCGGTGTGGTCGCCCAATGCGAACGAAGCGTTTGCCGGCGGCGACAACGGCACGATCCTGCGCTTCAACGGCACGGCGTGGACGCTGATGACCGTGCCCACCACCGCGAGCATCTACAACCTCTGGGGCACCAGCAACAGCGATGTCTGGGCGGTCACCTCGGCTGGTGAAGTGCTGCGCTACAACGGCGTGACGTGGCAGCTCGCGGCGAATGCGCCGCAGCCGCTGTGGACGATCTTTGGCGTCTCCCCCACGCAGGTCATCGTGGCCGGTGAGAACGGGCTGGTGCAGCGCTTCAACGGCACCAGCTGGACCACGCTCACGGCCCCCGCCACCGGCACGCAGGCTGGCGTGTGGATGACGTCGGCGAGCGACATCTACGCCGTGGGCGCGAATGGCGCGGGCACCGTCGGCACCGCGTTCAACTACAACGGCACCGCGTGGAGTTCGCTGCAGGTCGGCTCGACGCGCATTCTCACCAGCATCTGGGGGCCGAGCCTCTTCGACCTCTACGCCACCGGCGATCAGGGCACGCTGCTGCGCTACAACGGCAACACGTGGACGGCGGTGAACACGGGCACGACCGATCTGCTCTGGAGCATTTCGTCGGCGCCGTCGGCGGTGGGCGGCGCCTTCGCCGTGGGCTACAACAGCACGGTGCTCGCCGGATCGGGGGGGAGCGCGCTGCGCGCCGGCCCGGCCGTCGTGGGTGGCTCGCTCGAGCCGCGCGCAGGCACCCGGGCCGTGCGCGGCGCCCTTCCCACCGGCGCCGCGCGCAAGGATCGGCGGTAG
- a CDS encoding aspartate ammonia-lyase, with protein MTTPAEIADLLRATSFLDGLTDAHLWKLSRHVTPHTLAVDETIFVEGDERQRLAILITGAVAIEKSGDGRTTRLVTLGPGEAVGEGLLLDDTVHGTTARAIMPGVAMLMSKQQLDDITREAPQLYAVLVGRAARSISARLKRADATLVGRGRTLGFGGHRTRVEHDLLGDREVPYEALYGVQTLRALENFPITGIPLREFPVLIESLACVKEAAALTNQECGLLDAEKTDVIVRAAREIRAGRHHEHFLVDVIQGGAGTSTNMNANEVIANRALELLNQPRGTYDVIGPNDHVNLSQSTNDVYPTAVRIALHKSLSVYRRELARLADAFEVKGTEFAPLLKMGRTQMQDAVPMTLGQEFMAFAHTLREDVDRVAEAQGLIREINLGATAIGTGINAPPGYAELACKKLAEIAEVPVVTAPDLVEATSDTGGFVQLSGVLKRTATKLSKICNDLRLLSSGPRAGFGEINLPAMQPGSSIMPGKVNPVIPEVVNQVCFDVIGGDVTVTMAAEAGQLQLNAFEPVIAYRLLRSIDMLRNACAVLRERCVTGITANADRMRHFVEHSIGIVTALVPVIGYQEATDIARTALASGRGVFDLVLERGLLTREQLDAILNPAAMTAPRNVTQEFSAVSRSAAPAVEL; from the coding sequence ATGACCACTCCGGCCGAAATCGCCGATCTGCTGCGCGCGACCTCGTTCCTCGATGGGCTCACCGACGCGCACCTCTGGAAGCTCTCCCGCCACGTCACCCCGCACACGCTCGCCGTTGACGAAACCATCTTCGTGGAAGGCGACGAACGGCAGCGGCTCGCCATCCTGATCACCGGCGCCGTCGCGATCGAAAAGTCGGGCGATGGCCGCACCACGCGCCTCGTGACCCTCGGGCCCGGCGAGGCCGTCGGCGAAGGGCTGCTGCTCGACGACACCGTGCACGGCACCACCGCGCGGGCCATCATGCCCGGCGTGGCGATGCTCATGAGCAAGCAGCAGCTCGATGACATCACGCGCGAGGCGCCGCAGCTCTATGCCGTGCTCGTGGGGCGTGCCGCCCGCTCCATCTCCGCCCGGCTCAAGCGCGCCGACGCCACGCTCGTGGGGCGTGGCCGCACGCTCGGCTTCGGCGGCCATCGCACGCGCGTCGAACACGACCTCCTGGGCGACCGCGAGGTCCCCTACGAAGCGCTCTACGGCGTGCAGACGCTGCGCGCCCTCGAGAACTTCCCGATCACCGGCATCCCGCTGCGCGAGTTCCCGGTGCTCATCGAATCGCTGGCGTGCGTGAAGGAAGCCGCGGCGCTGACGAACCAGGAATGCGGACTCCTCGATGCCGAAAAGACCGATGTGATCGTGCGCGCCGCGCGCGAAATCCGCGCCGGCCGGCATCACGAGCATTTCCTGGTGGATGTCATTCAGGGCGGTGCCGGCACGTCCACCAACATGAACGCCAACGAGGTGATCGCGAACCGCGCCCTCGAGCTGCTCAATCAGCCGCGCGGCACCTACGACGTGATCGGCCCCAACGATCATGTGAACCTGTCGCAGAGCACCAACGACGTGTATCCCACGGCCGTGCGCATCGCGCTCCACAAGAGCCTGAGCGTGTATCGCCGCGAGCTGGCGCGCCTTGCCGATGCCTTCGAAGTGAAGGGCACCGAGTTCGCGCCGCTGCTCAAGATGGGGCGCACGCAGATGCAGGATGCCGTGCCCATGACGCTCGGCCAGGAGTTCATGGCGTTTGCGCACACGCTCCGTGAGGATGTCGATCGGGTGGCCGAAGCACAGGGGCTCATCCGCGAGATCAATCTGGGCGCCACCGCGATCGGGACCGGCATCAATGCCCCGCCGGGCTACGCTGAGCTCGCCTGCAAGAAGCTCGCGGAGATCGCCGAAGTACCGGTCGTGACCGCGCCCGATCTGGTCGAGGCCACGAGCGACACCGGCGGGTTCGTGCAGCTCTCCGGCGTCCTCAAGCGCACGGCCACCAAGCTCTCCAAGATCTGCAACGATCTCCGACTACTTTCGTCGGGACCGCGCGCCGGCTTCGGCGAGATCAATCTGCCGGCGATGCAGCCCGGCTCGTCGATCATGCCGGGGAAGGTGAACCCGGTCATTCCCGAAGTGGTGAATCAGGTCTGCTTCGATGTCATCGGCGGGGACGTCACCGTCACGATGGCCGCCGAGGCGGGGCAGCTGCAGCTCAACGCCTTCGAGCCGGTTATCGCGTACCGGCTGCTCCGGAGCATCGACATGCTTCGGAACGCCTGTGCCGTGCTGCGCGAGCGCTGTGTGACCGGTATCACAGCCAACGCCGACCGCATGCGTCACTTCGTGGAGCACTCGATCGGCATCGTGACAGCCCTGGTGCCGGTGATTGGCTATCAAGAAGCGACCGACATTGCCCGAACGGCGCTCGCGAGTGGACGGGGCGTCTTTGATCTGGTTTTGGAACGTGGGCTCCTCACCCGGGAGCAGTTGGACGCCATTCTCAATCCGGCGGCCATGACGGCGCCACGGAACGTCACGCAGGAATTTTCTGCAGTCTCGCGCTCGGCGGCTCCAGCGGTAGAGTTGTAG
- the dacB gene encoding D-alanyl-D-alanine carboxypeptidase/D-alanyl-D-alanine-endopeptidase, with product MIRVVTGTLLAVGTTLVVPTAVRAAPAAQQQSKKRQPKRPAVTKKRPATRASRGTTRRTRTPVVPVLRYTTPRGAAALSADLATLLTSRTRTGEWGAMVISISRGDTLFAHQPDQQIVPASTMKLFTSAIALDRLGPEHAFSTDVLREGSFDPVTGTLRGNLILRGDGDPSLSPRFIRGGPDAPMTMLAQFTAGAGIKRVMGDLIADASAFESRRIPEGWLTRYAGAGYAAPFSALSLDENIVIVGVSSAGGSAKVFLEPATTGLSITNTVRVVAGGGSRISARRVGDDRVVVSGTIGARAGTVRYQLVVGDPVTFTGGAFRSALEAQGVRIEGQLKVGRTPDGATLVTSLPSPPLAKLISVMNRESINHLAEMLFRNAPRGVERKGIGSAETGNATLQEFLTRQVGARGDAVVASDGSGLSVLDRVTPRAMVQLLDHAHHASWGSAFHASLPVAGESELLRNRMRATPAQGNLHAKTGTTNDVIGLAGYVTAENGEILAFAFLYNGRDRWAARETIDAMGPTLAAFSRD from the coding sequence GTGATTCGCGTGGTGACCGGTACGCTGCTGGCCGTCGGGACCACGCTCGTGGTGCCGACGGCGGTCCGGGCCGCGCCCGCCGCCCAGCAGCAAAGCAAGAAGCGTCAGCCCAAGCGACCCGCCGTCACCAAGAAGCGCCCCGCCACGCGCGCCTCGCGCGGGACCACCCGACGGACACGCACGCCGGTGGTCCCGGTCCTGCGCTACACCACGCCGCGTGGCGCCGCGGCGCTGAGCGCCGATCTCGCGACGCTGCTGACCAGCCGGACGCGCACCGGCGAATGGGGCGCGATGGTCATCAGCATCTCGCGCGGCGATACGCTCTTTGCGCACCAGCCCGACCAGCAGATCGTGCCGGCCAGTACGATGAAGCTGTTCACGTCGGCCATCGCGCTCGATCGCCTGGGACCGGAGCATGCCTTCAGCACTGACGTGCTGCGTGAGGGGAGCTTCGATCCCGTCACCGGCACGCTGCGCGGCAATCTCATTCTGCGGGGGGATGGCGATCCGTCGCTCTCGCCGCGCTTCATCCGCGGCGGGCCCGACGCGCCGATGACGATGCTCGCGCAGTTCACGGCCGGCGCCGGGATCAAGCGCGTCATGGGCGATCTCATTGCCGATGCGAGTGCGTTCGAATCCCGTCGCATCCCCGAAGGCTGGCTCACTCGCTACGCCGGCGCCGGCTACGCGGCCCCGTTCTCGGCGCTCTCGCTGGACGAGAACATCGTCATCGTGGGGGTCAGCAGCGCCGGCGGGTCGGCCAAGGTGTTCCTCGAACCGGCCACCACCGGGCTCTCGATCACGAACACCGTGCGCGTGGTGGCCGGCGGCGGCTCGCGCATCAGTGCGCGGCGCGTGGGCGATGATCGGGTGGTGGTGTCCGGCACGATCGGCGCGCGCGCCGGGACGGTGCGCTATCAGCTGGTGGTGGGCGATCCGGTGACGTTCACCGGTGGCGCGTTCCGCTCGGCGCTCGAGGCGCAGGGGGTCCGTATTGAGGGGCAGCTCAAGGTGGGCCGCACCCCCGATGGGGCCACGCTGGTGACCAGCCTGCCGTCGCCTCCGCTTGCCAAGCTCATCTCGGTGATGAACCGCGAAAGCATCAACCACCTCGCCGAGATGCTCTTCCGCAACGCCCCGCGCGGTGTTGAGCGCAAGGGGATCGGCTCGGCGGAGACGGGCAACGCCACGTTGCAGGAGTTCCTCACGCGTCAGGTTGGCGCGCGCGGGGATGCCGTGGTCGCCAGTGATGGCAGTGGCCTGTCGGTGCTCGATCGCGTCACGCCGCGCGCCATGGTCCAGCTCCTCGACCACGCGCACCACGCCAGCTGGGGCAGCGCCTTCCATGCCTCCCTGCCGGTGGCGGGGGAATCGGAGCTGCTGCGCAATCGCATGCGCGCCACGCCGGCGCAGGGGAACCTGCATGCGAAAACCGGCACGACCAATGACGTCATTGGTCTTGCCGGTTACGTCACCGCCGAGAACGGCGAGATTCTGGCCTTCGCCTTCCTGTACAACGGCCGCGATCGCTGGGCGGCGCGGGAGACGATCGATGCGATGGGGCCGACGTTGGCGGCGTTTAGTCGGGATTGA